The following are from one region of the Rosistilla carotiformis genome:
- a CDS encoding PQQ-binding-like beta-propeller repeat protein, with translation MKSIAALIILLLASAAVAEQPYWNQFRGPDGDGKTAATGLPVTWSDTENVAWKTPVHGKGWSSPVVWDDQIWMTTASEDGKQMSAVCVDFNSGKVVHDVPLFENAEPRYCHPQNSYASPTPVVEAGRLYVHFGSYGTACVDTTKGAKIWERRDLVCNHWRAPGSSPVLHGNLLIVAYDGYDNQFVIAFDKQTGETAWQVDRNIEYGTDNGDHKKAYSTAKIIQHEGRSEMISPGAVATIAYDPETGKELWKVYHGGMNAAPRPLFANGLVYITGGANDLGLIAVRPGGTGDVTDSHIVWGKGRGMPKRGSQIIVDDLMFAITDDGIAICLDAKTGDQIWKHRLGGDFWASPLYAEGRIYGFNKDGDCPVFEASDKFKLLADNKLPETICASPAVVGNSLIIRTQSHLYRIEK, from the coding sequence GTGAAGTCTATTGCTGCGTTGATCATTCTGTTGCTGGCCAGCGCCGCGGTCGCCGAACAACCGTACTGGAACCAGTTCCGCGGCCCCGATGGCGACGGCAAAACCGCGGCGACAGGGCTGCCGGTCACCTGGAGCGATACCGAAAACGTCGCCTGGAAGACGCCCGTTCACGGCAAGGGATGGTCCTCGCCCGTCGTTTGGGACGACCAGATCTGGATGACGACGGCATCCGAAGATGGCAAGCAGATGTCGGCGGTCTGCGTCGATTTCAACAGTGGCAAAGTCGTGCACGATGTGCCGCTGTTCGAAAACGCCGAACCGCGATACTGCCACCCGCAGAACAGCTACGCCTCGCCAACCCCGGTCGTCGAAGCGGGCCGATTGTACGTCCACTTTGGCAGCTACGGAACCGCGTGTGTCGATACGACCAAAGGTGCCAAGATCTGGGAGCGACGCGATCTGGTCTGCAACCACTGGCGTGCTCCCGGATCGTCGCCGGTCCTACACGGCAACCTATTGATCGTCGCCTACGACGGATACGACAACCAATTTGTGATCGCGTTCGATAAACAGACCGGCGAGACCGCGTGGCAGGTCGACCGAAACATCGAATACGGAACCGACAACGGCGATCACAAGAAGGCGTACAGCACGGCAAAGATCATCCAACACGAAGGCCGATCGGAAATGATCAGCCCCGGCGCTGTCGCCACGATCGCGTACGATCCCGAAACCGGCAAAGAACTGTGGAAGGTTTACCACGGCGGAATGAACGCGGCCCCACGTCCGCTGTTCGCCAACGGTTTGGTCTACATCACTGGCGGCGCGAATGACCTGGGTTTGATCGCCGTCCGTCCCGGCGGCACCGGCGACGTCACCGACTCCCACATCGTCTGGGGCAAGGGGCGTGGAATGCCCAAACGCGGATCGCAGATCATCGTCGACGACCTGATGTTTGCGATCACCGACGACGGGATCGCGATCTGCTTGGACGCCAAGACGGGCGATCAGATCTGGAAGCATCGACTAGGCGGCGACTTCTGGGCCTCGCCGCTGTACGCCGAAGGTCGCATCTACGGCTTCAACAAAGATGGCGACTGCCCCGTGTTCGAAGCGAGCGACAAGTTCAAACTGCTGGCCGACAACAAGCTACCCGAGACGATCTGCGCGTCGCCCGCGGTCGTCGGCAACAGCTTGATCATCCGCACGCAGTCGCACCTGTACCGGATCGAAAAATAG
- a CDS encoding DUF4870 domain-containing protein: MNANTIAMACHLCGLLGYLANGLGSIFGPLIVWILKKDEMPFVDAHGKEALNFNISVMLYGIALVAATFLTFGFGIFLTAPLGLGLVVFHVYFAIRAALAANEGEMYRYPFTLRLLK; the protein is encoded by the coding sequence ATGAATGCGAACACGATTGCCATGGCTTGCCATTTGTGCGGCCTTTTGGGCTACCTGGCCAATGGTCTGGGCAGCATCTTTGGGCCGTTGATCGTTTGGATCCTAAAGAAGGATGAGATGCCGTTTGTCGACGCGCACGGCAAGGAGGCGCTGAACTTCAACATCTCGGTGATGCTGTATGGTATCGCGCTGGTCGCCGCCACCTTCCTGACCTTTGGTTTTGGGATCTTTTTGACAGCTCCGTTGGGCCTGGGGCTGGTCGTCTTCCATGTCTACTTCGCAATCCGGGCCGCCCTGGCTGCGAACGAAGGAGAGATGTATCGCTATCCCTTCACGCTGCGACTGTTGAAGTAA
- a CDS encoding DUF1559 family PulG-like putative transporter: MKMNNTRSAGFTLVELLVVIAIIGILVGLLLPAVQQAREAARRMQCKNRLKQITLALHNYADTYRETMIPYVVEDQARINYLATYSGSQGKAQFWFGTVDYDQPDPNQQLDYTLGPLAPFIETSYTSFQCPDFGPGQMDTVKYGFPASGFGFNGHYLSRSSGIDWLPPTYAAAPNPEPMVRRFAEVRSMSATVAFADSAQVKLVSFSPPAYSFEENWLLEPPSHNFPSVHFRHHGAANVAFLDGHVESRERHFRIDVPGTNYMSAEQAALIDEKKLGYVSEGHLDDPALQDELYDRE, from the coding sequence ATGAAAATGAACAATACGCGCAGCGCCGGCTTCACGCTGGTCGAACTGCTGGTCGTGATCGCAATCATTGGCATCCTCGTCGGATTGCTATTGCCCGCCGTACAACAAGCCCGCGAGGCAGCTCGCCGCATGCAGTGCAAGAACCGGCTGAAACAGATCACTCTGGCACTGCATAATTATGCCGACACCTACCGCGAAACGATGATTCCCTACGTCGTCGAAGATCAAGCGCGGATCAATTACCTGGCGACCTATTCGGGATCGCAAGGCAAGGCGCAGTTCTGGTTCGGAACCGTCGACTACGATCAACCCGATCCGAATCAACAACTCGATTACACCCTAGGCCCCTTGGCTCCGTTCATCGAGACCAGTTACACGTCGTTCCAGTGTCCCGATTTTGGCCCCGGACAGATGGACACGGTGAAATACGGTTTTCCCGCATCGGGCTTTGGCTTCAACGGCCACTACCTTTCGCGATCCTCCGGGATCGATTGGTTGCCGCCGACATACGCCGCGGCCCCCAATCCCGAACCGATGGTCCGTCGTTTTGCTGAAGTCCGTTCGATGAGTGCAACAGTCGCTTTTGCCGACAGCGCCCAAGTCAAACTTGTCTCCTTCTCGCCGCCAGCTTACAGCTTTGAAGAGAACTGGCTGCTGGAGCCTCCCAGCCACAACTTTCCCTCCGTCCACTTCCGTCATCACGGCGCTGCGAACGTTGCCTTCCTGGACGGACACGTCGAATCGCGAGAGCGACACTTTAGGATCGACGTTCCTGGCACCAACTATATGTCAGCAGAACAAGCTGCATTGATCGACGAGAAAAAGCTGGGCTACGTCAGTGAGGGTCACCTGGACGACCCTGCGTTGCAAGACGAACTGTACGACCGCGAGTAG
- a CDS encoding DUF58 domain-containing protein: MSAESYLKPEVLNQIKRLDLRAQMVVRGFLQGLHASPYHGFSVEFSEHRRYSKGDDPKTIDWLVYAKTDKYYVKRYESETNLTGYLMMDLSRSMGFTHRQQFSKFEYSICLAASLCYLMIMQQDPVGLLTFSDKLRANLPARSRRSQVTDLLAQLSRLKPEGETDLGDSLHRVAAMLPHRSLLMIFSDLLGDPEPVYRALAQLRHAGHDVILFHILDESEVHFPYDGPVEFEDPETGQKMPVDATEIRQDYLEAIEEFREGYRERCSKLRVDYVPLDTSMPFDKALTEYLSSRQSRF; the protein is encoded by the coding sequence ATGTCCGCCGAAAGCTATCTGAAGCCGGAAGTTCTGAACCAGATCAAGCGTCTGGATCTACGCGCTCAGATGGTCGTTCGCGGTTTTTTGCAGGGCCTGCACGCTAGCCCGTACCACGGGTTTTCGGTCGAGTTCAGCGAGCATCGCCGCTACAGCAAAGGGGACGACCCCAAGACGATCGATTGGCTGGTCTACGCCAAGACCGACAAGTATTACGTCAAACGATACGAATCGGAAACGAATCTGACCGGCTATCTGATGATGGACCTTAGTCGATCGATGGGGTTTACGCATCGCCAGCAGTTTTCGAAGTTTGAATATTCGATCTGCCTAGCCGCCTCGCTCTGTTATCTAATGATCATGCAGCAGGATCCGGTGGGGCTGCTGACGTTCAGCGACAAGTTGCGAGCGAATCTGCCGGCCCGCAGTCGTCGCAGCCAGGTGACCGATCTGTTGGCCCAGTTGTCGCGGCTGAAGCCCGAAGGAGAGACCGACCTCGGCGACAGCTTGCACCGCGTCGCGGCGATGTTGCCGCACCGCAGTCTGTTGATGATCTTTTCCGATCTGCTGGGCGATCCCGAACCGGTCTATCGAGCTCTGGCGCAACTGCGACACGCCGGCCACGATGTGATTCTGTTTCACATCTTGGACGAATCGGAAGTCCATTTTCCCTACGATGGGCCTGTCGAATTCGAGGATCCCGAAACGGGACAGAAGATGCCCGTCGACGCGACCGAGATCCGCCAGGATTACCTGGAAGCGATCGAAGAGTTTCGCGAAGGCTACCGCGAGCGGTGCAGCAAGTTGCGAGTCGATTACGTGCCGCTGGACACCAGCATGCCCTTCGACAAAGCACTCACGGAATACCTCTCCAGCCGTCAATCGCGGTTCTAG
- a CDS encoding AAA family ATPase: MNTPTNKPRNLGDVLREFAQHQQTMRQELSKVIVGQNEVVEQLLAAIFTRGHCLLEGVPGLAKTLMVSTLAKILDVDFKRVQFTPDLMPSDITGTNVMEEDPNGRREFRFMEGPIFTNVLLADEINRTPPKTQAALLQAMQEREVSVGNTTYSLPDPFFTIATQNPVEQEGTYPLPEAQLDRFMFNIKVDYPSAAEEEQILTNSTRGEIVVPNKVLSGRAILNVQKLVQSVAVSPYAIKYASMLVRATRPRDPSAPDYIKEMVDWGAGPRAGQFLINGGKAIAAMDGRFSVDIDDMRHVAVPILRHRVSTNFQAQAEGVTTDDLVARLIKDVPVPEAPKFAQ, translated from the coding sequence ATGAACACTCCGACCAACAAGCCACGCAACCTGGGCGACGTGCTGCGAGAATTCGCTCAGCATCAACAGACGATGCGGCAGGAATTGAGCAAGGTGATCGTGGGGCAGAACGAGGTTGTCGAGCAATTGCTGGCGGCGATCTTCACCCGTGGCCACTGTCTGCTCGAAGGTGTCCCCGGCCTGGCCAAGACGTTGATGGTCAGCACGCTGGCGAAGATCTTGGACGTCGATTTCAAGCGGGTCCAGTTTACTCCCGACCTGATGCCGTCGGACATCACCGGCACCAACGTGATGGAAGAGGATCCCAACGGCCGCCGCGAGTTCCGCTTTATGGAAGGCCCGATCTTCACCAACGTCTTGTTGGCCGACGAGATCAACCGGACTCCGCCCAAGACCCAAGCGGCGCTGCTGCAAGCGATGCAGGAACGCGAGGTCAGTGTCGGCAATACGACTTACAGTCTGCCCGATCCGTTTTTTACGATCGCCACGCAGAATCCTGTCGAGCAAGAGGGAACGTATCCGTTGCCCGAAGCTCAACTGGATCGCTTCATGTTCAACATCAAAGTCGACTATCCGTCGGCGGCTGAAGAGGAGCAGATCCTGACCAACTCCACCCGCGGCGAGATCGTGGTACCGAACAAGGTCCTGTCGGGGCGGGCGATTCTGAATGTGCAGAAGTTGGTTCAAAGCGTGGCGGTCAGCCCCTATGCGATCAAATACGCATCGATGTTGGTCCGCGCCACGCGGCCTCGCGATCCGTCGGCTCCCGATTACATCAAGGAGATGGTCGACTGGGGTGCTGGTCCGCGAGCTGGTCAGTTTCTGATCAACGGTGGCAAAGCGATCGCCGCGATGGATGGACGCTTCAGCGTCGACATCGACGATATGCGGCACGTGGCAGTTCCGATCCTGCGGCATCGCGTCAGCACGAACTTCCAGGCCCAGGCCGAAGGGGTGACGACCGACGACTTGGTCGCTCGACTGATCAAAGACGTCCCCGTTCCCGAAGCCCCCAAGTTCGCTCAATGA
- a CDS encoding methyltransferase domain-containing protein, with translation MPLIEIDLPIDLDRVPPQATTDWLQRASDRIQRFQDRWDRAPIEQFVASDFELVHQSLDLIRSQRIVSGNRFCEWGCGFAVVSCLADELGWDVIGIEAEADLIVEARRTIADLQASVELWHGNFLPDGSERLADDLGLPSLGHSEDSVYPEIGLYVDDFDLIFAYPWPGEGDFLETVFEKYAENGACFLTFCGPYDMRLVRKVPR, from the coding sequence GTGCCTCTGATTGAAATCGACCTGCCGATCGATCTGGACCGCGTGCCCCCGCAGGCGACGACCGATTGGCTGCAGCGAGCGAGCGATCGAATCCAGCGTTTTCAAGATCGTTGGGATCGCGCGCCGATCGAACAGTTTGTCGCCTCCGATTTTGAACTGGTCCACCAGTCGCTCGACCTGATCCGCAGCCAGCGGATCGTCTCGGGAAATCGCTTCTGCGAATGGGGCTGCGGATTTGCTGTTGTCAGCTGCTTGGCGGACGAACTGGGCTGGGACGTGATCGGGATCGAAGCCGAAGCCGATCTGATCGTCGAAGCGCGGCGTACGATCGCCGACTTGCAGGCATCGGTCGAATTGTGGCACGGAAACTTTCTGCCCGATGGCAGCGAGCGACTGGCCGACGACCTGGGGCTACCCTCGCTGGGACATTCCGAGGATAGTGTGTATCCGGAAATTGGTTTGTATGTGGATGACTTCGATCTGATCTTCGCCTACCCTTGGCCGGGAGAAGGCGACTTTTTAGAGACGGTGTTTGAAAAGTACGCCGAAAACGGGGCCTGCTTTTTAACCTTTTGCGGCCCCTACGACATGAGACTCGTTCGCAAAGTGCCCAGATAA
- a CDS encoding sugar phosphate isomerase/epimerase family protein, translating to MAAKMGARAVEIDARTELRPAELTDTGVRQFRKMLDDLNLRISSIRFQTRRGYDVLDDLDRRVEATKQTLRMAFQLGTDVVVNQIGQVPSDPESAAWDHLRSVLDDINRYGAHIGAFLTPETGTEEGADLLRLLDANEESFTPVAFNPGNLIINRFSAGEALRALGDRIRLITARDGVQDLAAGRGIEVPLGQGLADFHDILGYMENHHYQGWVVVQRSGAADPIAEITDAVGYLANM from the coding sequence ATGGCGGCAAAGATGGGCGCCCGTGCTGTCGAAATCGACGCCAGAACCGAGCTGCGTCCAGCCGAACTAACCGATACAGGCGTTCGCCAGTTCCGGAAGATGCTGGATGATCTGAATTTGCGGATTAGTTCGATCCGTTTTCAAACCCGCCGCGGCTACGACGTCCTCGACGATCTGGACCGCCGCGTCGAAGCGACCAAGCAGACGCTGCGGATGGCGTTCCAGTTGGGGACCGATGTGGTCGTCAACCAAATCGGGCAAGTTCCCAGCGATCCCGAAAGCGCCGCTTGGGATCATCTGCGCAGTGTGTTGGATGATATCAATCGTTATGGCGCACACATCGGCGCCTTCTTGACTCCCGAAACGGGAACCGAAGAGGGGGCGGATCTGTTGCGGTTGTTGGACGCCAACGAGGAATCGTTTACGCCGGTCGCCTTTAATCCGGGCAATCTGATCATCAACCGCTTCTCCGCCGGCGAAGCCCTTCGTGCTTTGGGCGATCGGATTCGTCTGATCACCGCTCGAGATGGAGTTCAAGATCTGGCAGCCGGCCGCGGGATCGAAGTTCCGCTAGGGCAAGGACTGGCCGATTTTCATGACATCCTTGGCTACATGGAAAACCATCACTATCAAGGTTGGGTCGTGGTTCAACGCAGCGGCGCTGCCGATCCGATCGCCGAGATCACCGATGCAGTCGGTTATCTGGCCAATATGTAA